A part of Desulfofundulus salinus genomic DNA contains:
- the purQ gene encoding phosphoribosylformylglycinamidine synthase I: MKKPRVCVLRTDGTNCDRETGYAFERAGGDPHLVHVNQLRAGEKKLTEYQILVIPGGFSYGDDVHSGKILAVELTSFLKEQLQEFVDSGKPVLGICNGFQVLVRTGLLPAAKIGDIRTTLMHNDSGRFECRWVHLRVEDTPCIFTRGLAGRVLHFQAAHGEGKFYTDAQTLASIEAGKQVVFRYATSNGDPTSIYPHNPNGSLAAIAGICDPSGRVLGLMPHPERFVDFTQHPNWRRRQFHEPHGLPIFRNAVAYAQEM, from the coding sequence ATGAAAAAACCGCGGGTATGTGTTTTGCGTACCGATGGCACCAACTGCGACCGGGAAACCGGTTATGCCTTTGAACGGGCGGGGGGGGACCCCCATCTGGTGCACGTCAACCAGCTGCGAGCAGGAGAGAAAAAGCTTACCGAGTATCAGATCCTGGTTATTCCCGGTGGCTTTTCCTACGGGGATGACGTACACTCGGGCAAAATACTGGCCGTGGAACTGACCTCTTTCCTAAAGGAGCAGTTACAGGAATTTGTGGACAGCGGCAAGCCGGTACTCGGGATTTGCAACGGTTTTCAGGTGCTCGTCCGTACGGGACTTTTGCCTGCAGCTAAAATAGGGGATATCAGGACCACCCTCATGCACAACGACAGCGGCCGCTTTGAGTGCCGCTGGGTTCACCTGCGTGTGGAAGATACGCCCTGTATCTTTACGCGAGGACTGGCCGGCCGGGTATTGCATTTTCAGGCCGCCCACGGTGAAGGCAAATTTTATACCGATGCCCAGACTCTGGCCAGCATCGAAGCGGGCAAGCAGGTGGTTTTCCGTTACGCCACCAGCAACGGTGACCCCACCAGCATTTATCCCCACAACCCCAATGGCTCTCTGGCCGCCATTGCCGGCATTTGTGATCCCAGCGGCCGGGTGCTGGGGCTGATGCCCCATCCGGAACGTTTCGTGGATTTCACCCAGCACCCCAACTGGCGGCGCCGGCAATTCCACGAACCCCACGGCCTGCCCATTTTCCGCAACGCCGTGGCTTATGCTCAAGAGATGTGA
- a CDS encoding N-acetyltransferase, producing MNIRKARITDMESVHRLINYYADQGLMLARPRSALYEAVREFTVAEEKGQIVGAGSLHIIWEDLAEIRALAVDPRYTCRGIGRRLVQSFLEEARELGLPRVFALTYQSGFFIKCGFQPIPKEKLPQKVWKECINCPKFPNCEEEAVIIELVRTLQ from the coding sequence ATGAACATTCGCAAGGCCAGAATTACCGATATGGAATCGGTGCACAGGTTAATCAATTATTACGCGGACCAGGGACTGATGCTGGCCCGTCCCCGCTCCGCTTTGTATGAGGCCGTGAGGGAATTTACGGTAGCCGAAGAAAAAGGGCAGATTGTAGGAGCCGGCTCCCTGCACATCATCTGGGAAGACCTGGCGGAAATCCGGGCCCTGGCGGTAGACCCTCGCTACACCTGCCGGGGTATCGGACGCCGCCTGGTGCAATCCTTTCTCGAGGAAGCCCGGGAACTGGGGCTTCCCCGGGTTTTTGCCCTTACTTACCAGTCGGGCTTTTTTATCAAGTGCGGTTTTCAGCCCATCCCCAAGGAAAAGCTGCCCCAGAAGGTGTGGAAGGAGTGTATCAACTGCCCCAAGTTCCCCAACTGTGAAGAGGAGGCAGTGATCATCGAACTGGTTAGAACCCTGCAATAG